GAGAGCATCATCGTGGCGTCGGGGTGCGCCTACAGTTAACATCTCACGCGTCGACGTTCGCCCGTGCTTCCTCTATTGTTGGAGTCGCGTTAAAAAGTCATCAAGACGACGCGTCAGAAGAGAGAGGTCTGGTGCTCTTGAGCCGCTCTATCGCCCCATGGTCGCTGCCATCACCCGTTTGCGCAACGCTGCCGCGTCCAAGCCCCGTGAGCGGAGAGCGCTCAAGCAGCGCCGCTGAACCTTCCGCCGAGGTCCCCCGCGATCGGTTCGTCGGCGTCGACGCACGCACCGCGGCGCCTTCCGCCGGCCTGTTGTCCGCGGGTCGCGGTCGTGGGTTCGACGCGAACCAGGAGGTGGTCTCGCTGACCCAGGCCCTGGTGCGCATCGATTCGGGACCCAATCATCTGAGCGCCGGCGAGCAGGCGGTCTGCGATGTGCTCGAGCAGTATGCTCGAGACGCCGGGCTCGGCACGCAGCGCTTCGACACCACGCAGGGGAAGCCCGTTCTTGTGGTGACCCTGCCAGGCAGCGACCCTGCGTTGGGGAGCATCGGCTTCGTGCATCACTCTGACGTGGTGGGAACCGAGGGCCAGTGGCATCTTGGACAGCCGTTCAGCGGCGATATCACCACCGACGAGCACGGTCGCGAGGTTCTGGTCGGGCGC
This Pseudomonadota bacterium DNA region includes the following protein-coding sequences:
- a CDS encoding M20/M25/M40 family metallo-hydrolase; the protein is MSGERSSSAAEPSAEVPRDRFVGVDARTAAPSAGLLSAGRGRGFDANQEVVSLTQALVRIDSGPNHLSAGEQAVCDVLEQYARDAGLGTQRFDTTQGKPVLVVTLPGSDPALGSIGFVHHSDVVGTEGQWHLGQPFSGDITTDEHGREVLVGRGSIDTKGPAAQVLVAMKQLVHEGHRPARTLKLYVFPDEETGSAEGAAWVATHTPETVSDVRYWIVEGSGVIGRDLVGL